A single Bifidobacterium asteroides DNA region contains:
- a CDS encoding WhiB family transcriptional regulator, whose product MQWFEVNVGPSWRSEALCAQTDPEAFFPGKGGSTQEAKRVCADCTVRKQCLDWAVEHDERFGIWGGMSERERRRYKKRMRAQRQV is encoded by the coding sequence ATGCAGTGGTTCGAAGTCAACGTCGGACCATCCTGGCGAAGCGAGGCGCTCTGTGCGCAGACCGATCCGGAAGCGTTCTTCCCGGGCAAGGGAGGCTCCACCCAGGAGGCCAAGAGGGTCTGCGCCGACTGCACCGTCCGCAAGCAGTGCCTGGACTGGGCGGTCGAACACGACGAGCGCTTCGGCATCTGGGGCGGCATGAGTGAACGGGAGCGCCGCCGTTACAAGAAGAGGATGCGCGCACAGCGTCAAGTCTGA